Within the Sarcophilus harrisii chromosome 2, mSarHar1.11, whole genome shotgun sequence genome, the region ttgaaacttaAATGAAGCAGAGGAGTCAGTAGGAAAAGCAGAGGAGGGAGACCATTTCAGGCATGGAGGGCAGCCAAAGAAAATGTTCAGGGCTAAAAGATGGAATGTCTGGTTAATGGACAAGACAGGAGACCAGGGTCACTAGATCAAAAAGTACCTGGAAGTGGTGGAGTGTAAGGtataaggagactggaaagaaTGGCCTAGAAGGCCATTAGATTAGATATCAGTTTATtagaagggctttgaataccaaacagaggatcttatatttgattctgaaggcaataaggagccactgaagtttatttgAGTAGGGGTGTAACATGGTCAGACATGCTCTTTAGGAtttcactttagtggctgaatggtgAGTAGACAGGCAAGACAGGAAGACTGACCAATGGGTATTGCAGCACTCAAGGTATGAGAAGAATCATCAGCaaagagatggtaattaaatcttcTGGAGCTGATGAGATTCGAAAGAGGGAGAAGAGTTCCCCCTGGTTGTTAGTCATACAACCTGCTATTTCCTGACCACTGGACACAATCCCTCCTGCTTCTGTCCTTGACATTTCCTGGTTCCCACTTTGATCCTCTTCATTGTGGCCATGCTCTGGAACCAGCTTCATCCCATCAGAAACTCAAAATCAACCTCTGACTCTGATAGCTGAGAGTTTTCACCTTCAGGGAGAACCCCTGGTGTGACAACTGCTCATCTCCCTTTCGTGTCCCCCTGTTACCCAGTGGCTTCTTGCCTATGGCTCCAGGAAGTTGCAGTATACCCAACTGTCACACTCCAGTAAAAGCttctcagcagatgggctaaatctACAGATCTCAAACCCCACAGTGAATTAGGGGAGTGTCTACTCCTAGCATATAAAGATGATCCCCTGCCTGAGTGGGAGGATGAAAACTGTTTAAAAAAGTGGTTGAGGCAGCTGCTGTGCAGTGATCtgaacttggtcagacatcaaagatgccaaggtcatccactgcatcccagaccGTCCTCGGTGGTGCTGACTTTTGTCCTGGCCCTGACTTTGataactctggaagaaagaatactaggactTGGTGCAGTTTTTGCCTCACAAATTTACACAAAAGTCAAGGTATCACCAATGATATCAttgtttctctttgaaaatggagGATAGAACATCTATGTaaatttctatctctgtcttatctatctagatatctggaattttttattttcttcttaatctttcccttaaaattaatctttaattttcttcttagtCTTAATCACAGATTGGGGGACGCCTCAGTCAAACTAAGGCCTGTTAAAGACCTTGATTTTAAAAGGCCCCACTGCGACCAGGGCCATCTTTAGAAGTCTTGATTTAGATCTTGCCACTGGGCCCGGACGATTGGGAGAAAAGTCAGCTGGTGCCTCCCCCTCCCTCGCATTCATGGCTTCACCTCCATGACGAGGGTCCTCTTTGGGAAGGAATTTGGGACGCGGGcactcttttcctctccctttctggaTTCACTTCACTAGTTGCTGCAATCTACTTCCGGATACCCCTGAGGGGTGGCCATTTGTTAACTCCGGACTATATTCAATCCTGTTCGTCTTCATCTAacagggaaggaaactgaagcttagacaGGGTACATGGTTGAGTCAGGGTCACGccgctggatttgaacccagatcttcccgATTCCCACAAAGCACCATTGCGACTGACGTCACGCCCAAAGGCCATGCGGCCCAGGACGAGTCTTCCTCTGAGGGACTGTTGGCTTGGGTCCATGTGGAAGGGAACGCGCGCTTTCCAAAAGGATTCGGAACAAACGCGGGGCCAGACCCCAGTCTTCCTCCGACTTGGGGTTTGGGGTATCTGGGGGCTCCTGAAGGGAAGTCAGCGTCGGGGAATGGAAAGCTCCACTCCGAAGGGGGGAAGCAAGATTCGAACTCGGCTCCTCCGGACTCAGGTCCCTCCTTCCAGGCTTCCCTTACGCTCTCTCATCCGCTGCTACGGGAGATGCGGACCAAGGACTAACGGGGGTCTCGGGGCTGTCCCCCCGCCGCCCGCCAGAGAAGCGCCTCCCCCACCCGGGACCCCCAGCACTTGAGACGCGAGGAGCGCAGGCGCAGACCCGGAAACGCCGGCGGGCGCGAGCTCGTCCAATCCCCGAGAAAGTGACGCGACGCCGTCTCGTCCCCGGGACTCGCGTCCCCTTTCCTGATAGGTCCTTCCTAGGCTGCTCGCGCGCGGGGGGCGGGGCTTTCGGAGTGGCGGGAAGTCCAGGGCTCCGCCTAGGCCTCGGATCCTGGGGCTCTGACTGGCGCGTCGGAGGAGGCAGTCCGGGAGCGGGCCATGGACTCGGCCGAGGTGGAGTTCCTGGCCGAGAAGGAGATGGTCACCATCATCCCTAATTTCAGCCTGGATAAGATCTACCTCATCGGGGTAATCGGATTCTGGGGACGTCCGGGGCCTGCCCACCCCGCGGGCTCAGTATCCCCCGACATGCCCCGCGGGCCTCAGTCACTCCCCGAGCCTCCCAGCACCTTCGTCCCCTGCCTTGgcgcccctcccccgcccccattTTCGGTTCTCCTCCCCGGGACCCTGCACTCTGCGCCTCCCCCTGTCATCCCTGaaaccctcccctccccctccccccatcacaGCTCCGAGGCAGACTTCCTCAGGGGAACTGCCAGCAGCCGCGGCAGGGGGGCCTTGGGTGACTTCCTGTCCCTTTCCCCCTGATTGACCCCGCAGTGACCCCGGGACTCCCAGCGTCCCCTTGGCTGGGGTCCCCCCGGCAGTTCGGACTCTCTTTTCTCACAGTGGCTCGTTTTCCCTCTCGGCAGGGAGACCTGGGACCTTTTAATCCCGGCTTACCTGTGCAGGTCCCCCTTTGGCTGGCGATGAActtgaaacagagacagaaatgccGAGTGGTTCCCCCGGAATGGATGGACGTGGGTAAGGGTGACTGGGGCTGGTGCCTCTGGGGGCTGCGACTTGGAGGGGGCGGGGCTTGGGGGCGGGGCTGGGACTAGTGCCTCTGGGGACTGCAGCTTGGAGGGGGCGGGGCTAGTGCCTCTGGGGGATGCGACTTGGAGGGGGCGGGGCTAGGACTAGTGCCCCGGGGACTGCAGCTTGGAGGGGGCGGGGCTAGTGCCTCTGGGGGATGCGACTTGGAGGGGGCGGGGCTAGGACTGGGGGCGGGGCCTGTCCTGGGCAGCACAGGtgcttctctctccctgtctgccgGACTGTTGAAACCCACCCGTAGGTGTCCCTGATGACCAAGGGCAAAAGTTCTTTTGCCCAGTTCAGTAAGGCTTCAGTAGCTTGAAGAATTAGGGGCAGAGgtaattagaaatttttaaataggTTATGTCCCTCCTCTGTAGGAGCCATCAAGTCTTATTTGACTAGCACAATAATATAGTTTCACTATCCCTTCAGTAAGTGATTATCCTGTGTATAGGAGGCTTTGGCAGAGATTTGACTTGGTTGATATACTAGCATGTGTGTCAAGATTCGTGGACTTGCTGAAGGAAGAGAGAGccattatacataaatattttttactgaGTAAAAAGTTCTCATCACTATTCCATCCCTTCCCAGGGAAATGGCCACCAACTCTGTAGTCTGTCTGATACCTCTGGTTTTGGAATTTgttgttttctgctttttctccAAGAGTTAAACTCTTGAATTTGGTATAATCTAGGCAATTTGTCCTTTATGAGTctgatagtgtttttttttttttttttaatcagcctTTCAGAAGAATGGCCTGAAATATTCCGGCTGAGGAAATAGATTCaatcttatgattttatttttaaaaaggaagaatattgtgattataaaacattttactctatatattttagaaaaattggaGGAGATACGAGAtcaagagagaaaggaggaaacatTTACTCCAATGCCTAGTCCTTATTATATGGAACTTACCAAATTATTGTTAAATCAGTAAGTatagtctttctgatttcagtccattaaacatttactatttgcAGTGTTTAGGGCAGAggtagggaggggagaagaggtaTAAAAAGTTGACCTTAGTTCCTGGCTTTAAATGTGATCATTTTATTTGGTTCCTGCTTATTGTGACTTTGTCCATCCTTTCCTCTTAGCCCAGCTTCTAttgtattttctttactttttacatCTTGAAAATACAGCTTGGTTTCACCCCAACTTTATatgattttctttactttttttttttaaagcaaagggaTACTAtaatactaatttttattttactcataTGCATTTGTTAACATTGTTTTGTGTTTggttcttccccctcccccagatatcTAGGGGatcatattttctatttgctATATTCTTCTTGATACCTTTGGCATTGAGTGCACATCTTTAGGAAGTGAATATTAAAATGGGCTGGTTAACAATTACTGTTTCTTAAGCCAATCTTTGAAACCATTTTCCTGGGCATGAATCATATAAACTACTGTATTGTTCCTGGTACAAACTCTTGAACTTGACAGCTAGAGAAACTCTGTTTTAAATTTCATGTGGATTCAAATATGAACACTTTCCCTGGACAGTTGCTTTAATGAGAAAGGAACTTCATTGATAATCTAAACTAGACCTGGCCATTTGCCACTAAACTTGTTAGGTCCTTATTTTTGCAAAGTACAAAATTCAGGACGAAATGAATCAAAGACAGCATCTTACTCTTAAGTTTTGGTAATATTGCTTAAGCCTTTCTACCTGTTCTGATGCATTTTTGCCTCTTGTAGTGCTTCAGATAACATCCCCAAGGCAGATGAGATCCGGACCCTGATTAAAGACATGTGGGACACTCGTATAGCTAAACTCCGGGTATCTGCAGACAGTTTTGTCAAACAGCAAGAAGCACATGCCAAGGTATAttcaaacatatgtatatatgtgcatacatataataACTTCTCTTGTATTCATGCCATTCTGGGATTACACCAGTTGtttgggagggaaagaatgaaacaCTCCTATCAGTGAGCAGCCAATTAGACTTCATTTGGGtccatatttaatataatttaattcaatcatttttcaaagtAACCAAGGTTTAAATGAAACCAATCAGATTTTGCTTTCCTCAAATGCCTTAATTTTGTTGAATTAATAGAAATTTTACAGGTGTGACATGGCATTCGAGTATAACATGCAAATAGAATGTGCTTGACTTTGGTCAAGAGAGTTTCCTTACTTTTTGTCTTTATCCCTTAAATTTATGATGAACATATTACCTAAAGgagttatctttttttcttgccttttagcTGGATAACCTAACCTTGATGGAGATCAACACTACAGGAGCATTTCTTACAGAAGCCTTAAATCATATGTATAAACTTCGCACAAATCTCCATCCTGCAGAGAGTGCTCAGTCTCAGGACTTTTAGAGGAAGATGTTATACCCCTTAAAGGAGTTTTGTAAGATTGAGAGTAGGCAGTGGAAAGAGGCTAGTTTGATACCTTGCCCACTTCTCAGGAATGAACTTCCTGTAGTTGAGTTCTTGGAATATCAGAAGCACATGTAGATGATAGGACAGTGacatcctttccttttccttgagAGAAGCAATAGGTGAGAGACTGAATATTAATCATCAGGCCTTCCTCACTTTCAGAGGATGTCTTTGGGCCCTTGTCGATCTTGAATATCCCTgttgcaaaataatttcttctccCTGGCAGATTCAATCcactccttctcccccaccctttCCTTCTGAGATGAATGTCAGTACAGGGTTTAGATGTTGTTGGTTCAAGACTACCAGCaggatattgtttttctttttcatgtatatttttatcAGTGGCACAATAATGAAGGTGTGATTTGGAATTTATTTCTATgtactttgttttatttacttaatatCTTTACAATTTTATTGTTAAGTTTTGCACTCTGGGATAGTCTTATTGGATTGTTACTGATGCTAATGTGTTATAGTTTGCTTAGGCTGACTGGCTGAATCAACCTCAGAAGTGGTTGAATGGTTTGAACTTTTTTTTGCCTAGTAGTACAGATAATAGTCACCTGGCTATTGTGTCAAAATGGTTGAAAGAGCTAGACCATACAGTTCATTATTAGGTCATTTTAAAGGCTAAATTGAATTATACACAAAACAACACTCGGTTGTTTaccaataaatatgtaaaatcttctatttggatCTGAATGtgatttttcctttgcttctgccaAGTCAGCTAGTAGGGCTATTAATTCAACCTAGTGAAAAACCCAAAGCTGTAACAAGCACAGCTGAAGATATCAAGCACAGGTAAGAATTTGTCCCCACTTCTGATAGGAACTCAAGAGAATGGCTTTCTCTTGCAGGTAGTCAAGGTTCAGACAGCTAACCTCTCAAGAACCTATCTCCTTAGtcaaatggggatcataatagcatcttGCTCCCAAGTTGTGAGGATCATGggacatttttaaagcattttgcaaacttcgAAGTGCTGTTTGCCAGCTATTATTTAAGGAATGTTAACAGTTTCAAATAATAGTGATATGAATATTCAAAAATTGCTAGTCAAAATCACTAGTGTTACAGTGTGAGGGAAATATCTAGAGACATATCTGACTTAATGGGTTTTGAATCTGAGGAAATGTCCTAGAATAACAAGCATGAAGATCATTTCTTCAAGGACAGGGACTGTCACCTTTCCATGATTTCTTCCTGGAGCCTAGTACAGTGTAATGCACAGAAACAGTGCACAGTATTGTTGGTGACTGAAAGCATTCAACACTCACATAGCAcacagaaagtgcttaataaatgctgtttgaCTATATCATTCCTATTTCTCCAAAGATTTCCAtgtcaaaaaaaatcaatgaggtATCTGTGACCAGATAGGTAGGGCAAAGGTCACAGACCAGGGTCCCTCTTTAACCAGCATGACTGATTTTGTAGACTTACCATTCATCCCATTACTTAAAAAGAATTCGTGAAGAACCCACGTCTCCACTTACCTGCCCTGTCTGATGAATGTTGGTTTCAAAAGCAATTTTGAgttcaagaagaaaaattggtAGCTAAGCTAATTGTTCCAGAGTTACTTCCCAAGCCTGTGGCCAGAAGCAGCATTATTTCATAAATTCTTGAGTTAAGGCTGCcagtaaaaaaaaccaaataaactaTCGTGAGCATTTACTTGAATAACTGGTGATGTCTGTGGGATTTGGAATGAAGAATAATTCAGCAGCCTTGAAAATAATGACTTGAGATTGGGGGTATATTCTTCTGAAAGGGCTGTACACTGCCACCCAGTGGTCAGTGACTGAAGTACTGAGGATGGCTGCAGTACCCCATTTACTAGGCAAACTTGTTGACTTTGAAAATGAGAATGTTATTTATGCTTTGCGTTCAAGATCAATTCTCACTTGTAGGCACTAGATGAATCATGCCCCAGttctatttttctcccttgtCTTTGCTCTAAAACTATGGCTTCCTCCCTGATTTTAATCATCCCTTTGACTCTGGGCTAAGTTtcatcaaatgtttattgaactagGTGCAATACATTGTGGAGGACATAAATATGTAAATGCAATACTTGGCAACATCTTTACAGTTGTGTGGAGTCGCATGTTTTGTGATTAACTTTATTTGGCTGGCAGCTTTCTCGtggacatttaacaaaatacCTTTGTTGATGAATCTATTATCTCACATCACCTTTTGAAATCTATCATGAGCAAAGGAAGTTCTTTGCTTTTATGCTAGCTcactctccttcccacctttagGATTGCATCCCATGTTATAAAAAACTTTTTGGGGTAGAGGGGAGCATATTCAAGAACTGGAATGTCAGCTAGAAAtccctcttttccattttttcttttgccaatttCTAAACTAAGGAACCAAGTCTGAGTCACAGCGGAATCGTTCGATGGTTTGGAAAGGCCCAGCTGGTCCTTTGCAACGCTTTAATCAGAAAATCATCCTCAACACTGATttaggaagattttattttttggatgttgtcagaaattacagcaatatattCATAAATACCTAATTACTACATTCAACAAATAATATATTACAATACAATTAATTCAAACAAGTACACTTAGAACAGGTTTAATTTCACAGCATCTAAACTGCCCCCCTGTTGACTGAGGTGCCCTTCCTCCTCCCATGTACTGATTTACTGCTCTAGGAATTATGCACAGGGTACATACAAATCACAACCAATCAGCATGGGCTTTGGGTCAAGGCAGAATGAAGAATTCTTAGAGTAAAGCACAGGGTCAAAAAGTTGGGGATAGGCTACCAAaggattaagaaaaaaggaatcaaCAGCGTTTGTTACTTTAAAGAGTATAGGAATTGCTGCAAATGGCTAATATACAGTTAGAGTACTAGAATTGGCGCGTGTTGACCATCTCCATCTAGTGGCGGCTCCTTGAAATCTCTTCCTGCAACTCAGAGATAACTTGGAGTGGATGCATTTTTAacaagattttctttaaaaatgggtCCTCTTTGAAATTCAGCTTTTCATAATATGGCAGTTGTGGGGCAGTGATTGAATAtacaatgctatttttaaaatgccattcaTTCATAAATGAATTTGAATCACAGCTTCATGTGTTTCTAggttaatgaaattaattttcttcaaagggCAATGGCAACTTAATGATTTGTCCAACTGAAGCCCTTGAATCGGATTATCCAGAATTAATTTCACCTCTTGTAACATACAAAAGTGACTGAATATGACATCTCAGTTACTCTCGTTTTTGCTCAGACAACTGATAGACATCAGTTGTTTCTTCTGAAACTGAACTACTCTAAGTGTCTTAACTGTGCCAGCCATGTGTTGCTTCCAGAATGTCTGTTtgcaaaaggaaaatgacatcatTGGGTGCTAAGTCCAAGATATGAAGAAGCCTCAGTagcgttttgttttgtttcaatttgGGGGCGAAGTGCAAATATCTATCTATAGCTGCTGAGTCCTAAAATTCAGCAGTTTTCATCATTGAACCCTTAAGGAGTCTGGGTTGCAGTCTTATTTCTGCAAAAATGATGTACCATTTCTAGTTGCTAAAAAACCAAAATCTctatataaataatgaaactaaGAGAGCATCATCAAATCTAGAGCCAatcatgataaatatttgttgaactttCACCATTTTGTATcctaaaagtttttttcccctgcatTTCAATCAATCctaacaaattaaaaagctttccagattttgtttttgtcagtTTTCTTCAGAGCCTAATTAAAAACAGACTAAGAGCTGCCATATTCTCACATTTTTCTGAATAGAagtgtataaaataattataaattatttctgtgTTGGTGCTATTCTAAACGTGACAAGGAGAAAAACCCATCAGAATATCTACACATTTCAAGAATGTGTTTGTTTCAATAGTTCCttatcctactggtcatttctgttctatgggtttctttttttggaggaagGAGAGTATTCAGAGATCTATGTAACGAAATGGGCACAGAAAGCTCAGAGGTCAAGCTGAGAGTCAAATGCCAATCAGAAACAAGTATAGTCAAAGCTCTCTTAATAGTAGTGTACTCTCAACCCTATGGCACCTATCAATCAACAGGCACCTTTGGAACCATACTATCTTTTGCCTGCTGTTATACCAGTATGGCTAGGTGAGAGTCCATTGCAAGGCAAGAGCTGACAAAATACTCCTCAAAGCCTGGAGCTGGTGGCCAGATAGACTAATTAAGTGTGTTCTAGGCTAGCCAGATTTCTCAAAATCCTGTGctgtctcttccctcttccaTGATGTCACAGGCCTATGAGCTGGTAAACCTTCCTTTGCCCAGTTTCCTTCGACTGAGACTATTCCTAGCCCAGAATCCAAAAAGAGACAAGTTTTCCCACGGACTATGGAAAAGGGCTCAGCGGCAGAAAATGCCCCTCCCTCAGAAATTCCAAACTAGACACAGCAGATTTTGTTATGGAAGTACATTGATACTTTTGCCCTCGTCTTTGGCAAATTAGCTCCTTTACCCCCAAGCTCCACCTACAGAGTACATGGCAAATTTCACAATATCTTTTGAGGGGAGGAGGTATCCAAGTATAGCCTCTCTTCTCTTCAAGTAATATCTCTGGAAAGGAAGGCGCTTGTTGACTGCTGATAATACTGGCGGCCCTTTTTGTCTGAGTTTGCTAATAACTGGAAGATTCCTGGCAAACATACAGAATAAACTGTGTAGGAACAGATAAAGCCATGTTAATGCCATCTGCTAGAAAGCTGTATCTAGACTGAGAAAAGATCGGGATACCCCTTAGCAATCAAAGAGCAGAAACATAACTGCTCACTAGCTAAGTGAGAAAGTTTAAATATTACAAATCAACAAGACTACCTCGTCTTCTGCTCTCTGCCCCCCCAAACATTCTTATCTTTGGGAATGGGacccctctttcctcttcctgacACAATTTCCCCATCTACAACAAAACACTGCCGAGATAGACCAAGGCTAAGGCAAGATGGAAGAATCCCCTCTCCTGTTCAGTCCGGTTTTAttcttccagtttctagcccctcCTGCTCTTGCCACATCCATTAAAAAAGAAGAGTTCAGCTCAGACATTATGTGAACCTTTACATTTAGGCTCTTTAAAAGCTCTTAAAACTGCATCTATGTGAAGCTGCTAAAGTTTTCTACTTTGCACCTGCTCAGATTGCTGTAagacatcatagatttagatcacAGAACATTTACTTCCTGAAAAGGTctctgaaaagaaaacacagacatacacacacacacgcgtgcGCGCTGCCACAAAACACACAGAAGTAATTTTTATCTTGTTCCCAACACAGACTATCCCCTCCTCACTCAATAGCAGCTGGTCATATTTGCAATTTACTTTCCaagtgctggaaaaaaaaaaaaaaacaaaaaaaaacaaaaacagaaagaacagagaaagggaaggagggaggttaGAAGTGATGCATGGCTTTTGAAAGAATTCTCTGGTACAACACAAGTTGAAAATGAATTGACAGCATATGCGCCAGTGGAAAGCTTTTACTTTGCctcttaaaaaattctttaaaatgcttCAATATTTTAATGTTCTGACCAGCAGCGGTACAAACACtaaaagcaagatttttttttttttttgccaaaacaaacaaaagaaacaaaaatagaacccaaaaaaaaaaaaaaaaaaaccccaaaacaaaaaaccccaaacaggaaACCAACCCCCaaaccaacccccccccccaaaccacATATTAAAAATGGCAGGCTTTTTATAACAataattaaagtaataaaaacatacaaaactttgtttttttttaatatatatacacagtacAAGGCCGAAGCacctttttgacttttttctctcaaaatttgTGTTTGTATGAAAACATAACCCACTGCTGTAACACAATGTCGTgggcctgtgtgtgtgtgtctgtgtgtatctgtgtgtatgtgtatagttcTGTACAATtcacccccctccccatcccataATAAAAAGGTACCTTccgtttgtttattcattttatttttttagataagtGCATTTCCAGTGGGAAAGCCTTAGGGATAGTCTCAAGTACTGTGGCTTTGTTTGCTCCCAGGACATGATGCTCTGAAGATAATTACTTGAGTAATTGAAATGAACAATCCTGTCACTTACAATGCACCCAATCTCCTCTCCAACCGAAGAAAGCCATACACTTGTGGGGCAGATGGAAGCCCACCCCATCCTCACAGAGCAGAAATTCAGTTCTTTAGAACTAATATGGCAACAGAAGGAATACAGAATTGGTTTGATCCAGTCAAGTGCAGATGGGCACTCCTGGGACACTGAATGGGTTTTAGTGTTGGTAATGGAACCTTCatcttcattatatatatatatatatatatatatatatatatataaagccaaaacaataaaggggggaaaagaacaaaaccaacttgaaaagaaaacaaaagctatGGGCTTCCTAAATGGGTTGCTTGCAGAATTACAAAGGTGATTCGATTGCATTGAAgtcaaaattaagtttttttttttcctggatccCAGAATCCTTTGCTTCATGCATGGCacattctcaatttctttttctttttttctttttttttttaagcttcaaaCCTCCcagtgaaaaatattaaatattcaaggtaataaaatagataatatttctaTACTATATGTTCGGCCTAGTGCAAGGGAACGTCACCT harbors:
- the GINS2 gene encoding DNA replication complex GINS protein PSF2, with translation MDSAEVEFLAEKEMVTIIPNFSLDKIYLIGGDLGPFNPGLPVQVPLWLAMNLKQRQKCRVVPPEWMDVEKLEEIRDQERKEETFTPMPSPYYMELTKLLLNHASDNIPKADEIRTLIKDMWDTRIAKLRVSADSFVKQQEAHAKLDNLTLMEINTTGAFLTEALNHMYKLRTNLHPAESAQSQDF